One genomic segment of [Pasteurella] aerogenes includes these proteins:
- the gltS gene encoding Glutamate permease encodes MTFDTYQTVALACLVLLLGYFLVKRVRFLNQFNIPEPVVGGFIVAVILTVVHQTWGLSFSFDTNLQTTMMLVFFSSIGLSANFARLAKGGKPLIIFLGAALGLIMLQNTVGIFSSMALGLDPAYGLIAGSVTLTGGHGTGAAWAETLTNRFGIHGALELAMACATFGLVFGGILGGPVASFLLKRAHKEKVQEDENIDDVQEAFEKPVYRRKINTRSIIETITMMSICLFAGQYLDALTKGTAIQLPTFVWCLFTGTIIRNALAHIFKFKVADEAIDVLGTVGLSLFLAIALMSLKLWELAGLAIPVLIVLLIQVVVMALYAIIVTYRLMGKDYDAIVLSAGHCGFGLGATPTAVANMQAVTSHFGPSHKAFLIVPMVGAFFIDLLNNVSLKIFLDVVDMLH; translated from the coding sequence ATGACTTTTGATACTTATCAAACAGTGGCACTTGCTTGTCTCGTGCTGCTTCTAGGCTATTTCTTAGTTAAACGCGTTCGCTTTCTAAATCAATTCAATATTCCTGAACCGGTGGTCGGTGGCTTTATTGTGGCGGTTATTTTAACTGTCGTTCACCAAACTTGGGGCTTAAGTTTTTCTTTCGATACCAACTTACAAACAACCATGATGTTGGTGTTCTTTAGCTCCATCGGTTTAAGTGCAAATTTCGCCCGTCTAGCCAAAGGCGGAAAACCGTTAATTATCTTTTTAGGCGCCGCATTAGGTTTGATTATGCTGCAAAATACCGTGGGTATTTTCTCCTCCATGGCGCTAGGATTAGATCCGGCTTACGGTTTAATTGCCGGCTCCGTAACATTAACCGGAGGTCATGGCACGGGTGCAGCATGGGCGGAAACCTTAACCAACCGTTTCGGCATTCATGGCGCGCTAGAGTTGGCGATGGCTTGTGCGACCTTCGGATTAGTCTTCGGCGGTATTTTAGGCGGTCCGGTTGCTAGTTTCTTGCTTAAACGTGCACACAAAGAAAAAGTGCAAGAAGATGAAAATATTGATGATGTACAAGAAGCGTTTGAAAAACCGGTTTACCGTCGTAAAATCAACACGCGCTCCATTATTGAAACCATCACCATGATGTCCATCTGTTTGTTCGCAGGACAATATCTCGATGCGTTAACCAAAGGCACAGCGATTCAATTACCAACCTTCGTTTGGTGTTTATTTACCGGTACCATTATTCGTAACGCCTTAGCCCATATTTTCAAATTCAAAGTGGCTGATGAGGCCATTGACGTGCTAGGTACCGTTGGACTTTCCCTGTTCCTTGCGATTGCATTAATGTCACTTAAATTATGGGAACTTGCCGGTCTGGCAATTCCGGTTTTGATCGTATTGCTTATCCAAGTGGTGGTGATGGCGCTATATGCGATCATTGTGACTTATCGTTTAATGGGTAAAGATTATGATGCCATCGTATTAAGCGCGGGACATTGTGGCTTCGGTTTAGGCGCAACACCAACTGCGGTTGCAAATATGCAAGCGGTAACCTCGCATTTCGGTCCGTCCCATAAGGCGTTCTTGATTGTACCGATGGTCGGGGCATTCTTTATCGATTTACTCAACAATGTATCACTTAAAATTTTCTTAGATGTAGTAGATATGCTGCATTAA
- the dtd gene encoding D-tyrosyl-tRNA(Tyr) deacylase: MIALIQRVSQAKVEVDQRIVGQIQQGLLVLLGVEKEDDRPKADKLVEKVLNYRVFSDENGKMNLNVQQIQGEVLVVSQFTLAADTQKGLRPSFSKGAAPDLANELYAYFIQKCGEKIRVSCGEFAADMQVSLTNDGPVTFWLNV, encoded by the coding sequence ATGATTGCATTAATTCAACGCGTTAGCCAAGCTAAAGTCGAAGTCGATCAACGTATCGTCGGACAAATCCAACAAGGTTTATTAGTTTTATTGGGGGTCGAAAAAGAAGACGATCGCCCAAAAGCAGATAAATTGGTGGAAAAAGTCTTAAATTATCGTGTATTTAGCGATGAAAATGGCAAAATGAATTTAAATGTACAACAAATTCAAGGCGAGGTATTGGTGGTTTCGCAATTTACCCTCGCCGCCGATACGCAAAAAGGCTTACGTCCAAGTTTTTCTAAAGGCGCCGCGCCCGATCTTGCTAATGAATTATATGCTTATTTTATTCAAAAGTGCGGTGAAAAAATTCGCGTTTCTTGCGGCGAATTTGCTGCCGATATGCAAGTCAGCTTAACCAATGATGGACCTGTGACCTTTTGGTTGAATGTTTAA
- a CDS encoding outer membrane N-deacetylase, with the protein MFFTIPVLMYHHVSPAGGMINVSPQHFASQLAALKKAGYHTLKASEFADCLQGKMDGGAEYFKKAVVLTFDDGYLNNWVYAHALLQKYGLNAILFAATGEIGQGEVRPHLLDNSGNDLPPSYEHHTCKKMKQEGKMDDVMARWSELRAMEQAGTFEIFSHTHSHRRWDLLCENVAEKSAKLAEDLQLSRQALARELAKSDTEHLCWPQGYYDEDYVREAVAQGFKYLYTTDAYGFNRPHMDSRFIYRISAKNRSGAWLLQRLFVARHPSIGRVYNGLKKSKAA; encoded by the coding sequence ATGTTTTTTACGATACCTGTTCTTATGTATCACCATGTCAGCCCCGCCGGTGGCATGATCAATGTAAGTCCACAACATTTTGCATCACAATTAGCTGCGTTGAAAAAAGCCGGTTATCACACCTTGAAGGCAAGTGAGTTTGCTGATTGTTTACAAGGGAAGATGGATGGGGGCGCTGAATATTTTAAAAAAGCGGTAGTATTGACTTTTGATGATGGTTATTTGAATAATTGGGTGTATGCTCACGCGTTATTACAAAAATATGGGCTAAATGCCATTTTGTTTGCCGCTACCGGTGAAATTGGACAGGGTGAGGTTCGTCCGCATTTATTGGATAATTCTGGAAACGATTTGCCGCCGAGTTATGAACATCATACCTGCAAGAAAATGAAGCAAGAAGGGAAGATGGATGATGTGATGGCGCGTTGGTCAGAATTGCGCGCCATGGAACAAGCAGGAACCTTTGAAATTTTTAGTCATACGCACAGTCATCGTCGCTGGGATTTATTGTGTGAGAATGTGGCAGAAAAAAGTGCGAAACTTGCCGAAGATTTACAACTTTCCCGTCAGGCGTTAGCGCGTGAGCTAGCGAAATCTGACACCGAGCATCTTTGTTGGCCGCAAGGTTATTATGATGAAGATTATGTGCGCGAGGCAGTCGCACAGGGATTTAAGTATTTATACACCACGGATGCATATGGTTTTAATCGCCCACATATGGACAGCCGCTTTATTTATCGTATCTCGGCAAAAAATCGCTCCGGTGCTTGGCTGTTGCAACGACTTTTTGTCGCGCGCCATCCGAGCATTGGGCGAGTTTATAATGGACTTAAAAAATCCAAAGCTGCGTAA
- the ychJ gene encoding SEC-C motif protein — protein MSKITLKSTALCPCQSGLHYGECCGQYHQQTNAPSAEALMRSRYCAFVLRDIDYIIRTTAPAQQDLLDAEALSDWAQNTQWSGLEIVQNQTALSPKTSSVQHSRVAFNAFFMQQNQKQVHHENSLFVQIEGVWYFVDPTVPLPSNKQPCLCGSGKKFKHCCGGFLT, from the coding sequence TTGAGCAAAATTACGCTAAAAAGCACCGCACTTTGTCCCTGTCAATCCGGTTTACATTATGGTGAATGTTGCGGTCAATACCATCAACAAACAAACGCCCCAAGCGCGGAAGCCTTAATGCGTTCACGCTACTGCGCGTTTGTTTTGCGCGATATTGATTATATTATCCGCACCACTGCGCCCGCCCAGCAAGATCTATTAGATGCGGAAGCATTAAGTGATTGGGCGCAAAACACCCAATGGAGCGGGTTGGAAATTGTGCAAAATCAGACCGCCCTTTCCCCAAAAACATCGTCCGTACAACATAGTCGCGTGGCGTTTAATGCGTTTTTTATGCAACAAAACCAAAAGCAAGTCCATCACGAAAATTCATTATTCGTGCAAATTGAGGGTGTTTGGTATTTTGTTGATCCGACGGTTCCCTTACCGAGTAACAAACAACCTTGCCTGTGCGGTTCGGGGAAAAAATTTAAACATTGCTGCGGAGGATTTTTAACCTAA
- the secE gene encoding preprotein translocase subunit SecE has translation MALEIEKKKNTQDAEAAVKAKGLNSFLWLLAVVVVAVAALGNIYLVEQFSTPIRVVGVVILLIVALAIAAITNQGTKARTFLTDSRTELRRIVWPTRPEAMQTTLIVLGVTVLVSLILWGLDSIIVSIITFLTDLRF, from the coding sequence ATGGCGTTAGAAATTGAGAAAAAGAAAAATACGCAAGATGCAGAAGCAGCAGTAAAAGCAAAAGGGCTAAATTCGTTTTTGTGGTTGCTTGCTGTCGTTGTTGTTGCAGTGGCTGCACTCGGTAATATTTATTTGGTTGAGCAATTTTCAACTCCTATTCGCGTAGTAGGTGTTGTCATTTTGTTGATCGTCGCCTTAGCTATTGCGGCTATCACCAATCAAGGGACGAAAGCGAGAACCTTTTTAACTGATTCTAGAACTGAATTAAGACGAATCGTATGGCCTACCCGTCCGGAAGCGATGCAAACGACGCTTATCGTATTAGGGGTAACCGTACTCGTATCTTTGATTTTGTGGGGATTAGATTCGATTATTGTGTCTATAATTACATTTTTAACAGATTTGAGGTTCTAA
- the yihY gene encoding membrane protein, whose product MSTQQLHTFFRLFCCRFQQNKLTQAAGYLTYSTMLAIVPLIMVVFSIFSAFPVFNEVTGELKQFIFTNFAPSAGDMVGEYIDQFVNNSKQMSAVGIVSLIIVALMLINSIDRTLNSIWRDNSSRPMIFSFAIYWLILTLGPVIIATGIGISSYVTSFAQSLADNELSLPFGVQLLSFIPFLLTWFIFTVLYMVVPNKKVSIKHSAAGALIAAVFFTLGKQAFTWYITTFPSYQLIYGAMATLPIMLLWIQLSWTVVLLGAQLSAVLAELNSASLTSTPAIEKESP is encoded by the coding sequence ATGTCAACTCAACAACTGCATACGTTTTTTCGCTTATTTTGCTGTCGGTTTCAACAAAATAAACTAACGCAAGCCGCCGGTTATTTAACCTATAGTACAATGTTAGCAATCGTGCCGCTGATTATGGTGGTCTTTTCGATTTTTTCCGCCTTTCCCGTTTTCAATGAAGTTACCGGCGAGTTAAAGCAATTTATTTTTACCAATTTTGCCCCGTCTGCCGGCGATATGGTGGGGGAATATATCGATCAATTTGTCAATAATTCCAAGCAGATGAGCGCCGTCGGGATCGTTAGCCTAATTATTGTGGCGTTGATGTTGATCAATTCCATTGATCGCACGTTAAATTCCATATGGCGGGATAATAGTTCACGTCCGATGATCTTTTCATTTGCCATTTATTGGTTAATTTTGACTTTAGGTCCGGTTATTATCGCCACTGGAATCGGGATTAGTTCATATGTCACCTCCTTTGCGCAATCCTTAGCCGACAACGAATTGTCGCTGCCTTTCGGTGTGCAATTGTTGAGTTTTATCCCGTTTTTATTAACTTGGTTTATTTTCACCGTACTTTATATGGTGGTGCCGAATAAAAAAGTCAGCATTAAACATTCCGCCGCCGGTGCGCTTATCGCAGCGGTCTTTTTTACCTTAGGTAAGCAAGCATTTACTTGGTATATTACAACCTTTCCGTCATATCAATTGATTTATGGTGCGATGGCAACCTTGCCGATTATGTTACTTTGGATCCAATTAAGTTGGACGGTGGTCTTGCTCGGGGCGCAACTTTCCGCGGTACTTGCCGAGTTAAATAGCGCCTCTTTAACTTCAACTCCTGCAATAGAAAAGGAAAGTCCATGA
- the tufA1_3 gene encoding elongation factor Tu-A-1, giving the protein MSKEKFERTKPHVNVGTIGHVDHGKTTLTAAITTVLAKHFGGAARAFDQIDNAPEEKARGITINTSHVEYDTETRHYAHVDCPGHADYVKNMITGAAQMDGAILVVAATDGPMPQTREHILLGRQVGVPYIIVFLNKCDMVDDEELLELVEMEVRELLSQYDFPGDDTPIVRGSALQALNGFAEWEEKILELAHHLDTYIPEPERAVDQPFLLPIEDVFSISGRGTVVTGRVERGIIRTGEEVEIVGIKETAKTTVTGVEMFRKLLDEGRAGENIGALLRGTKREEIERGQVLAKPGSITPHTDFESEVYVLSKEEGGRHTPFFKGYRPQFYFRTTDVTGTIELPEGVEMVMPGDNIKMTVSLIHPIAMDQGLRFAIREGGRTVGAGVVAKIIK; this is encoded by the coding sequence ATGTCTAAAGAAAAATTTGAACGTACAAAACCGCACGTAAACGTGGGTACAATCGGCCACGTTGACCATGGTAAAACAACCTTAACCGCAGCAATCACTACCGTATTAGCAAAACACTTCGGTGGTGCAGCTCGTGCATTCGACCAAATCGATAACGCGCCAGAAGAAAAAGCGCGTGGTATCACCATCAACACCTCACACGTTGAATACGATACAGAAACTCGTCACTATGCACACGTAGACTGCCCGGGACACGCGGACTATGTTAAAAACATGATTACCGGTGCGGCACAAATGGACGGCGCAATCTTAGTAGTAGCGGCGACTGATGGTCCAATGCCACAAACTCGTGAACACATCCTTTTAGGTCGCCAAGTAGGTGTACCTTACATCATCGTATTCTTAAACAAATGCGATATGGTGGATGACGAAGAATTATTAGAATTAGTTGAAATGGAAGTACGTGAACTTCTATCTCAATATGACTTCCCGGGTGATGACACACCAATCGTACGTGGTTCTGCGTTACAAGCGTTGAACGGCTTTGCTGAATGGGAAGAAAAAATCCTTGAATTAGCACACCACTTAGATACTTACATCCCAGAACCTGAGCGTGCAGTTGACCAACCGTTCTTATTACCAATTGAAGACGTGTTCTCAATCTCTGGACGTGGTACAGTAGTAACTGGTCGTGTAGAACGTGGTATCATCCGTACAGGTGAAGAGGTTGAAATCGTTGGTATTAAAGAAACTGCGAAAACTACCGTAACTGGTGTTGAAATGTTCCGTAAATTACTTGACGAAGGTCGTGCAGGTGAAAACATCGGTGCATTATTACGTGGTACCAAACGTGAAGAAATCGAACGTGGTCAAGTATTGGCGAAACCAGGTTCAATCACTCCACACACTGACTTCGAATCAGAAGTGTACGTATTATCAAAAGAAGAAGGCGGACGTCACACTCCATTCTTCAAAGGTTACCGTCCACAATTCTATTTCCGTACAACTGACGTAACTGGTACAATCGAGTTACCGGAAGGCGTGGAAATGGTAATGCCAGGCGATAACATCAAAATGACAGTAAGCTTAATCCACCCAATCGCGATGGACCAAGGTTTACGTTTCGCAATCCGTGAAGGCGGACGTACAGTAGGTGCGGGTGTTGTAGCTAAAATTATCAAATAA
- the yjgR gene encoding protein YjgR, producing the protein MQYVLAQTEQGQTLGITAKMANRHGLIAGATGTGKTVTLRKMAEAFSDDGVPVFLVDVKGDLSGLVQAGEMQGKIAERITQFNLGDEQYLSGYPVSFWDAFGETGIPLRTTITEMGPLLLSRLLNLNATQEGLLNLVFRVADDRGLLLIDLKDLRAMLKFVAENAKSFQLEYGNVSAASVGAIQRALLALENEGAASLFGEPALNLEDWLQTRDGRGVINVLNAEKLINSPKMYSAFLLWLMAELFENLPEVGDPDKPKFVMFFDEAHLLFDDAPQALIERVEKVVRLIRSKGVGVYFVTQNPLDLPDTVLGQLGNRVQHALRAFTPRDQKAVKSAAETFRANPNVNVVETISTLGVGQALVSFLDEKGMPTPVEVAYIYPPRSQLKPLTTLERQDWVKADDLYAYYSAYMDNESAFEVLNQQADLAAVAQKQAEQAQAEEENGLMSSLGRMLFGQKKRGEQLTVTEQVVSSVAKSVGRNLRNQITKQIMRGILGALKK; encoded by the coding sequence ATGCAATATGTATTAGCACAAACCGAACAGGGGCAAACCTTGGGGATTACCGCCAAAATGGCGAATCGACACGGTTTGATTGCCGGCGCAACCGGAACAGGGAAAACGGTGACCTTACGCAAAATGGCGGAAGCTTTTAGTGATGATGGTGTACCGGTTTTTTTAGTGGATGTTAAGGGCGATTTATCCGGTTTGGTGCAAGCCGGCGAGATGCAAGGCAAAATTGCAGAACGAATTACCCAATTTAATTTAGGCGACGAACAATATTTATCTGGCTATCCGGTATCCTTTTGGGATGCATTTGGTGAAACCGGTATCCCATTGCGAACCACCATTACTGAAATGGGCCCTTTATTGTTGTCACGCTTGCTCAATCTTAACGCAACGCAAGAGGGATTGCTAAATTTGGTGTTCCGTGTGGCAGATGATCGTGGCTTGCTGTTGATTGATTTAAAAGATTTGCGCGCCATGTTGAAATTTGTGGCAGAAAATGCCAAAAGTTTTCAATTGGAATATGGTAATGTTTCCGCTGCCAGCGTGGGCGCGATTCAACGTGCGTTGTTGGCGTTGGAAAATGAGGGCGCGGCAAGTTTATTTGGTGAGCCTGCTTTAAATTTGGAAGATTGGTTGCAAACTCGTGATGGTCGCGGCGTGATCAACGTCCTTAACGCGGAAAAATTGATTAATTCGCCGAAAATGTATAGTGCTTTTTTATTGTGGTTGATGGCGGAATTATTTGAAAACTTACCAGAGGTAGGCGATCCGGACAAACCGAAATTTGTGATGTTCTTTGATGAAGCACACTTATTATTTGACGATGCGCCACAGGCGTTGATAGAGCGCGTGGAAAAAGTGGTACGCTTGATTCGTTCAAAAGGCGTTGGAGTCTATTTTGTCACGCAAAATCCGCTGGATTTGCCGGATACGGTGTTGGGGCAATTGGGTAATCGGGTGCAACACGCTTTACGCGCATTTACGCCACGCGATCAAAAAGCAGTTAAATCGGCAGCGGAAACCTTCCGAGCCAATCCTAATGTGAATGTGGTGGAAACTATTTCTACCTTGGGGGTAGGACAGGCATTAGTTTCATTTTTAGATGAAAAAGGGATGCCGACGCCGGTGGAAGTGGCTTATATTTATCCGCCTCGTAGCCAGCTTAAGCCATTGACGACGCTTGAACGTCAAGATTGGGTGAAAGCCGATGATCTTTATGCTTATTATAGTGCGTATATGGATAATGAGTCGGCGTTTGAAGTGCTTAACCAGCAAGCGGATTTAGCCGCTGTGGCGCAAAAACAAGCAGAGCAGGCGCAAGCAGAAGAAGAAAACGGATTGATGAGCAGCTTGGGCCGGATGTTGTTTGGGCAGAAAAAACGCGGCGAGCAATTGACGGTGACAGAGCAGGTGGTGAGCAGTGTGGCGAAATCTGTTGGACGCAATTTACGTAATCAAATTACCAAACAAATTATGCGTGGCATTTTGGGCGCGCTGAAAAAATAA
- the coaA gene encoding pantothenate kinase translates to MKQLNSTLLTDQLSPFLSFNRQQWADLRKSVPLKLTEQDLKPLLGFNEELSLDEVSTIYLPLARLINYYIEENLRRQTVLNRFLGGHNPKVPYIISIAGSVAVGKSTSARILQSLLTHWPHTRKVDLITTDGFLYPLEKLKKENLLDKKGFPVSYDTPKLIHFLADIKSGKANVQAPIYSHLTYDIVPNRFNVVDQPDILILEGLNVLQTGSNKTNQIFVSDFVDFSIFVDAEETLLKEWYIRRFLKFRRSAFSDPNSYFKHYANLSEQEAIATAGRIWDEINGLNLKQNILPTRERANLILTKGEDHAVELVKLRK, encoded by the coding sequence GTGAAACAATTAAATTCAACCTTATTAACTGATCAATTAAGCCCATTTTTAAGCTTCAATCGGCAACAATGGGCGGATTTGCGCAAATCCGTTCCGTTAAAACTCACCGAGCAAGATTTAAAACCCTTACTCGGCTTCAATGAAGAACTGTCGCTAGACGAAGTCAGCACAATTTACCTTCCTCTTGCGCGTTTAATCAATTATTACATTGAAGAAAACTTGCGCCGCCAAACGGTATTAAACCGCTTTCTCGGCGGCCATAATCCCAAAGTACCTTACATAATTAGTATTGCCGGCAGCGTTGCGGTCGGGAAAAGCACCTCCGCTCGTATTTTACAATCCTTACTTACACATTGGCCGCATACCAGAAAAGTGGATTTAATCACCACTGACGGTTTCCTTTATCCCTTGGAAAAATTAAAAAAAGAGAATTTATTAGACAAAAAAGGTTTTCCCGTTTCCTATGATACCCCCAAGCTCATTCATTTTTTGGCGGACATCAAATCTGGAAAAGCCAATGTGCAAGCGCCAATTTACTCGCATTTAACCTATGACATTGTACCGAACCGTTTTAATGTGGTTGATCAACCGGATATTCTAATTTTAGAAGGGTTAAACGTACTACAAACCGGCAGCAACAAAACCAATCAAATTTTCGTTTCCGATTTTGTGGATTTTTCCATTTTTGTGGATGCCGAAGAAACCTTATTAAAAGAATGGTACATTCGTCGCTTTCTCAAATTTCGTCGCAGTGCCTTTAGCGATCCGAATTCTTATTTTAAACATTACGCCAATTTATCTGAACAAGAAGCCATCGCTACCGCCGGTCGTATTTGGGATGAAATTAACGGACTTAATCTCAAACAAAACATTCTGCCGACCCGCGAACGGGCGAATTTAATTTTGACTAAAGGCGAAGATCATGCGGTCGAATTGGTAAAATTACGCAAATAA